TCGTGGACGCCATTTAAATCGCCTAGTAGGTAAAGCTCCGCTTGCCGTAGGCTTAGCCGCCGCTGCTGTAACCAATCTTGTTAGTCGTAAAACCTTAGCGTGGCATTTTGAACGTTATGTCTTTGGTGTGCAGCAGTCAAAATCTCCGTTTTATCAGCTCACTGATCTGCCCAGCCAATTTCGTGGTCTATCTATAGACAATATTCAGCAAGTATTACTGGCGACGGGCTCTATCCCTTGGGTATTAGCGCCAGTGACAGAGATAGAAGGCGCGCCGAACGGGCACTATTATGATGGCCGTATTACCGATTATCACTTTGATATCCCGCTTACTGCACCCGCTGGGCTTACGCTTTATCCACATTTCTTTGCCAGAATGTCACCCGGCTGGTTCGATAAGTCTTTGCCTTGGCGAGACGCAAAACATAATTACGACAATGCACTTATTTTGGCGCCAACAGATGCTTATCTAAGAAGCCTGCCCTACGGTAAGTTGCCGGATCGTAGTGATTTTACTCATTTTGACTCCGATTCAAGAATTCAATATTGGCGTAAGGCGGCTGAGATGAGTCAAGTGTTAGCAGATGATTTAGCCGATGTCATCGATAAACAATCTCTCCTCGCAAGGCTAGAGCGGCTCTAAAAACATAAATCTAACTGCAATAAAAGCGCATTTTTGGCTGTCTAATAACTAAGCAGTAGTGAGGTCGTTGCTAAATAGCTTGCTGGCTGAAATTTAATCAGCTGCTACACTTTAGCTTTATTGACGATCGTCAAAAAGATGGTCTGGCCTACCTGCTTATGGAGGTTATTATGCGAACACAAGAGATGGCGTTATTGACGCACGATACCTTGCTGTTACCCGAGGGAAGGATAGAGATCCGCGTGGTCGACCCTGCCTATCTGAGCATGATAGCCGAAGTACTGAAACTGCATTATCAATTAGTTTTTGGTATGAGTCGGGCCAATAATGATCTTCCTTGTTATGAAATGGCGACTCAGTGCGAGATCATTGACTTCAATCTACTTGATGATGATTCCCTTGGGATTGTTTTACAAGGCAAGCAAAGGGTCCGCATTTTGTCCGCTGCAAAGCGTCGAGATGGTGTTTGGATCAGCAGAACATTAGCCTGTAATAATTGGCAACAAGAGCCCATCAATGGCGAGTTCGAGCTAATTAGTGCCGCTTTAGAGCAGTTTTATCAAGTAAACCCAGATCTATTTGGCTTGTATGATAATGATATGCACCTCGAAGATGCCTCATGGGTAAGCCAGCGTTGGTT
The Shewanella sp. KX20019 DNA segment above includes these coding regions:
- a CDS encoding LON peptidase substrate-binding domain-containing protein, producing the protein MRTQEMALLTHDTLLLPEGRIEIRVVDPAYLSMIAEVLKLHYQLVFGMSRANNDLPCYEMATQCEIIDFNLLDDDSLGIVLQGKQRVRILSAAKRRDGVWISRTLACNNWQQEPINGEFELISAALEQFYQVNPDLFGLYDNDMHLEDASWVSQRWLEVLPLYNKDKLRLLNQPNCHKTMHFVLELIKSHASAKSY